One region of Danio aesculapii chromosome 7, fDanAes4.1, whole genome shotgun sequence genomic DNA includes:
- the trappc14 gene encoding trafficking protein particle complex subunit 14 encodes MVLMMESQCEYFMYFPAVPISDLSDPAKYRTLPRRSHLYLGETVRFLLVLRSQSASGSSDGSGGSEQHSSRSWRELAGSLSAVASVSPGDSRQRTQPLYHDYHSSGDECVEDTDEDDAAEAVGCPGRGGPRYQGFRECKPLLIHNNPGNGVREFRRAPVQSPVDEPVVLSDEVIFPLTVSLDKLPVNTLKVKIIVTVWKQEEEKAEIQEHGYLSILQQKSPCQTFRQDLNTFKAQVSTTLNVLPPPTVKCQQMTVSGRHLTVLKVLNGSSQEEVCVRDVKILPNFNASYLPMMPDGSVLLVDNVCHQSGEVAMASFYRMDSESSHLPSMLSALEEQNFLFQLQLNNQPQDDSNEGLEVPLVAVLQWSTSKLPFTNSIYTHYSLPSIRLDRPRFIMTASCPSAVRTREHFRVRYTLLNNLQDFLAVRLVWTPEGRGQKEDPAVNAVVCHSPLSNLGYCRKGSTLSVSVAFQILRAGLFELSQHMKLKLQFTASVSNPPPDARPLSRKNSPSSPAVRDILDRHQASLSLGRSQSFSHQQPSKFHLTRTGSVMERRAITPPVGSPVGRPLYLPPDRNILSLDKIAKRECKVLVLDSHN; translated from the exons ATGGTGTTGATGATGGAATCGCAATGCGAGTACTTTATGTATTTCCCGGCGGTACCCATCTCAGACCTGTCGGACCCGGCTAAATACCGCACTCTTCCGCGCCGCAGTCACCTTTACCTCGGGGAAACCGTGCGATTTCTCCTGGTCCTGCGCTCCCAGTCCGCGTCCGGCTCGAGTGATGGCAGTGGCGGCTCGGAGCAGCACAGCAGCCGCTCGTGGAGGGAGCTGGCCGGCTCTCTGAGCGCCGTGGCCAGCGTGAGCCCCGGCGACAGCCGGCAGCGCACACAGCCTCTGTACCACGACTACCACAGCAGCGGGGACGAGTGCGTGGAGGACACAGACGAGGATGATGCTGCGGAGGCGGTGGGCTGTCCGGGGCGAGGGGGCCCGAGGTACCAGGGCTTCAGGGAGTGCAAACCGCTGCTCATTCACAACAACCCAGGCAACGGCGTGAGGGAGTTCCGCAGAGCTCCTGTGCAG TCTCCTGTGGATGAGCCTGTCGTTTTAAGCGATGAAGTAATCTTTCCTCTGACTGTGTCTTTGGATAAGCTCCCTGTCAACACTCTCAAAGTGAAG ATAATTGTCACTGTGTGGAAGCAAGAAGAAGAGAAAGCTGAGATCCAGGAACATGGCTACCTCAGCATCCTCCAACAAAAGAGCCCCTGCCAAACATTTCGTCAGGATCTGAACACCTTCAAAGCACAGG TCAGCACCACATTGAACGTCCTGCCGCCCCCAACAGTGAAGTGTCAGCAAATGACTGTTTCAGGGAGACATTTAACTGTTCTCAAAG TGTTAAACGGGAGCTCGCAAGAggaagtgtgtgtgcgtgatgtCAAGATCCTGCCCAACTTCAATGCGTCATACTTACCGATGATGCCAGATGGATCAGTGCTGCTGGTGGACAATGTTTG TCATCAGTCAGGAGAGGTTGCAATGGCATCATTTTATAGAATGGACAGTGAGTCCAGTCATCTTCCCAGCATGCTCAGCGCTCTAGAGGAGCAGAACTTCCTCTTCCAGCTGCAGCTCAATAATCAGCCACAGGATGATTCAAATGAG GGACTGGAGGTGCCATTAGTTGCAGTTTTACAGTGGTCCACGTCTAAACTGCCCTTCACCAACTCCATCTACACTCACTATAGTCTCCCGAGCATCAGACTGGACCGGCCGCGCTTCATCATGACCGCCAGCTGTCCCAGTGCAGTCAGGACCCGAGAGCACTTCCGGGTGCGATATACTCTACTCAACAACCTGCAGGACTTTCTGGCAGTCAGACTGGTCTGGACACCTGAAG GTCGTGGCCAGAAAGAAGATCCTGCGGTGAATGCAGTGGTGTGTCATTCGCCTCTCAGTAATCTGGGATACTGTCGAAAAGGCAGCACTCTCTCCGTCAGTGTGGCCTTCCAGATTCTCCGAGCAGGACTTTTTGAG TTGAGTCAGCACATGAAGCTGAAGCTCCAGTTTACCGCGTCTGTGTCCAATCCTCCTCCTGATGCTCGTCCTCTGTCCCGCAAAAACAGCCCGTCAAGTCCAGCGGTCAGAGACATCTTGGACCGACATCAGGCCAGCCTCAGTCTGGGCCGCTCTCAGTCCTTTTCACACCAACAACCATCCAAGTTTCACCTCACAAG GACAGGCAGTGTTATGGAGCGCAGGGCCATCACTCCTCCAGTGGGCTCTCCTGTTGGTCGACCGCTGTATCTTCCTCCAGACAGAAACATCTTATCACTCGACAAGATTGCCAAGCGTGAATGCAAGGTGCTGGTACTCGATTCACACAActaa